A genome region from Flavobacterium sp. CFS9 includes the following:
- a CDS encoding AAA family ATPase, protein MEIKNIKTLGQLKAVGYKSTSIKDELRNNLREKIKSGKPVFEGVHGFENTVIPELERAILSRHNINLLGLRGQAKTRLARKMVELLDEYIPFVTDSEINDDPLNPISRFAKDIIAEKGDDTPISWLHRSERFFEKLATPDVTVADLIGDVDPIKAANLKLSYADDRVIHFGMIPRANRCIFVINELPDLQARIQVALFNILQEGDIQIRGFKLRMPLDMQFIFTANPEDYTNRGSIVTPLKDRIGSQILTHYPESVAIARAITEQEAKLDETQHQLVYVPGLARDILEQISFEARESEYIDNKSGVSARMSITAFENLMSTAERRALKAGVDKTTLRLSDFVGIIPAITGKVELVYEGEQEGAAVVAQNLIGLAIRTLFPTLLPRIEKLEKAGEKTPYSDVIEWFFAESGFELLDDASDSEYQKILDEVTPLDVLLKKYQPQLDKKDQYFMKEFILWGLVEYKKLSKDRFAQGHQFKDMYGSYISKL, encoded by the coding sequence ATGGAAATAAAAAATATAAAAACATTAGGACAGTTAAAAGCTGTTGGTTACAAAAGCACCAGTATTAAAGACGAATTGCGTAATAATCTTCGGGAGAAAATAAAGTCAGGAAAGCCTGTTTTTGAAGGTGTTCACGGTTTTGAAAATACGGTAATTCCGGAATTGGAGCGTGCTATTCTTTCCCGTCATAATATTAACTTATTAGGACTTCGAGGTCAGGCGAAAACACGTTTGGCGCGCAAGATGGTTGAATTGTTAGACGAATACATTCCGTTTGTTACGGACTCGGAAATTAATGACGATCCGTTAAATCCTATTTCTCGTTTTGCTAAAGATATAATTGCCGAAAAAGGAGATGATACCCCAATTTCATGGCTCCATCGCAGTGAGCGTTTTTTCGAAAAACTGGCCACACCTGATGTTACCGTTGCTGATTTAATTGGTGATGTCGATCCCATAAAAGCAGCAAACTTAAAGCTTTCCTATGCCGATGATCGTGTAATTCATTTCGGAATGATTCCGAGAGCCAATCGCTGTATTTTTGTGATTAATGAGTTGCCCGATTTACAGGCGAGAATTCAGGTTGCTTTATTCAATATTTTGCAGGAAGGTGATATTCAGATCAGAGGATTTAAACTGAGAATGCCTTTGGATATGCAATTTATATTTACAGCCAATCCGGAAGATTATACCAATAGAGGAAGTATCGTAACGCCTCTAAAAGATAGAATCGGTTCGCAGATTCTTACGCATTATCCTGAAAGCGTTGCCATTGCGAGGGCTATTACAGAACAGGAAGCCAAACTGGATGAAACACAACACCAATTAGTCTATGTGCCGGGTCTGGCCAGAGATATTTTGGAACAGATTAGTTTTGAAGCACGCGAAAGCGAATATATCGACAATAAAAGCGGAGTAAGTGCCAGAATGAGTATCACCGCTTTCGAGAATTTAATGAGTACGGCAGAACGACGTGCCTTAAAAGCCGGAGTAGATAAAACCACTTTGCGTTTGTCTGATTTTGTGGGGATCATTCCTGCTATTACCGGAAAAGTAGAACTGGTTTACGAAGGAGAGCAGGAGGGAGCTGCTGTAGTAGCTCAAAATTTAATTGGTTTAGCCATCAGGACTTTATTTCCAACCTTATTACCGCGAATAGAAAAGCTTGAAAAAGCGGGAGAAAAAACACCTTATTCAGATGTGATCGAATGGTTTTTTGCCGAAAGCGGTTTCGAATTGTTAGACGATGCTTCAGACTCAGAGTATCAGAAGATTTTAGACGAAGTAACTCCGCTGGATGTTTTGCTGAAAAAATACCAGCCTCAACTGGATAAAAAAGATCAGTATTTCATGAAAGAATTTATTCTGTGGGGATTGGTCGAATACAAAAAACTGAGCAAAGACCGATTTGCGCAAGGACATCAATTTAAAGATATGTACGGAAGTTATATCAGCAAATTGTAG
- a CDS encoding VWA domain-containing protein yields the protein MKNEFKKGFYFKSYEAPFQSPFEKLFGIFKELITHTSGDFDEAISWLRELDIEYKLTDENYTIDDFIEDLKKKGYIRDEVKPDGSGGFGITAKTERAIRQQALDQIFGNLKRSGTGNHKTKHAGNGDEHTGEFREFSFGDGLERISLTESLRNAQINNGVESFMLTENDLVVEETQYKAQMSTVLMIDISHSMILYGEDRITPAKKVAMALAELITTRYPKDTLDILVFGNDAWIIPIKDLPYLQVGPYHTNTVAGLQLAMDILRRKRNTNKQIFMITDGKPSCVRERDGSYYMNSNGLDEYIVDKCYTQAQQARKLHIPITTFMIANDPYLQRFVNHFTEANQGKAFYTGLKGLGEMIFEDYETNRKKRVR from the coding sequence ATGAAAAACGAATTTAAAAAAGGTTTTTATTTTAAGTCGTACGAAGCTCCGTTTCAGTCTCCGTTTGAAAAGCTTTTTGGTATTTTTAAAGAGCTGATCACCCATACTTCGGGTGATTTTGACGAAGCAATCAGCTGGTTAAGGGAGTTAGACATAGAATACAAACTAACGGACGAGAACTACACGATCGATGATTTTATCGAAGATTTAAAAAAGAAAGGTTACATAAGAGACGAAGTTAAACCTGATGGAAGTGGTGGTTTTGGTATTACCGCCAAGACTGAACGCGCTATCAGACAGCAGGCCTTGGATCAGATTTTTGGTAATTTAAAACGTTCAGGGACTGGTAATCATAAAACCAAACATGCCGGAAATGGTGACGAACATACGGGTGAATTTCGGGAGTTTAGTTTTGGAGACGGATTAGAAAGAATTTCGTTGACAGAAAGTCTGCGAAATGCCCAGATCAATAACGGCGTTGAAAGTTTCATGCTAACTGAAAATGATTTGGTGGTAGAAGAAACCCAATATAAAGCTCAAATGAGTACCGTTTTGATGATCGATATCAGCCACAGTATGATTCTGTACGGCGAAGACCGAATTACGCCTGCAAAAAAGGTTGCCATGGCTTTGGCTGAATTAATTACTACACGTTATCCCAAAGACACACTCGATATTTTGGTTTTCGGAAATGATGCCTGGATCATCCCTATTAAAGATTTACCTTATCTGCAAGTGGGGCCTTATCATACGAATACCGTTGCGGGACTTCAATTAGCGATGGATATTTTGCGAAGAAAACGAAATACCAACAAGCAGATTTTTATGATTACCGATGGAAAACCCAGCTGCGTACGCGAGCGTGACGGTTCCTATTATATGAATAGCAACGGACTTGACGAATACATCGTTGATAAATGTTACACACAGGCACAGCAAGCCAGAAAATTACACATTCCGATCACAACATTCATGATTGCAAACGATCCGTATTTACAGCGTTTTGTCAACCATTTTACCGAAGCCAATCAGGGAAAAGCATTTTACACCGGATTAAAAGGGCTGGGAGAGATGATTTTTGAAGATTATGAAACGAATAGGAAGAAGAGAGTGAGGTAG
- a CDS encoding YchJ family protein, which translates to MESKKCFCDTGLMFENCCGQYLENNQKAPTALALMRSRYSAYASHKADYLLETTYISERKYYSKTEILKWATANKWQRLEILSFTENTVEFKAYFLDSDNKLQVHYEFSTFKFENSEWFYVDGKFE; encoded by the coding sequence ATGGAGAGTAAGAAGTGCTTTTGCGATACCGGATTAATGTTCGAAAATTGCTGTGGCCAGTATCTTGAAAACAATCAGAAAGCACCAACCGCTTTGGCTTTAATGCGTTCCAGATATTCCGCTTATGCCAGTCACAAGGCAGATTACCTTTTAGAAACCACTTATATTTCGGAAAGAAAATATTATTCTAAGACCGAAATTTTAAAATGGGCAACCGCTAATAAATGGCAGAGACTCGAAATTCTTAGTTTTACGGAAAACACAGTTGAATTTAAAGCCTATTTCCTGGATTCAGACAATAAACTACAAGTACATTATGAGTTTTCAACTTTTAAATTTGAAAATAGCGAATGGTTTTATGTGGACGGAAAGTTTGAATAA
- a CDS encoding KTSC domain-containing protein: MKKIVEYRKLLNVDKTAELKDLKTIYRNAMKESHPDKFQGDDAGLKAAEEKSKAIIEAYHFLVSINPETIKLNLPEYTETISTCSITDYKFVEGRLIIDFSNGSVYEYISVPKATYVKMVNADSPARFAKRHILNSFTWRKKTNQE, translated from the coding sequence ATGAAAAAAATAGTTGAATACCGCAAGTTACTAAATGTAGACAAAACTGCTGAATTAAAAGATTTAAAAACAATCTATCGTAATGCGATGAAAGAATCTCATCCTGATAAATTTCAAGGTGATGATGCTGGTTTAAAAGCTGCAGAAGAAAAAAGTAAAGCTATTATTGAGGCTTATCACTTCTTGGTAAGTATTAATCCTGAAACGATTAAACTTAATTTACCGGAATACACTGAAACGATTTCGACTTGTTCAATTACTGATTATAAATTTGTTGAAGGTCGTTTGATTATCGATTTCTCTAACGGAAGTGTTTACGAATACATCAGTGTTCCTAAAGCGACTTACGTGAAAATGGTAAATGCTGATTCTCCGGCAAGATTTGCAAAAAGACACATTCTTAATTCTTTCACATGGAGAAAGAAAACTAATCAAGAATAG
- a CDS encoding DUF4369 domain-containing protein yields MKKILFLLTASAAIISCSKVKDGEYLITGTATGIENGKTIILQGQDPTTKMAVSLDTVKVENGKFEIKGKVTEPAFHTLIVQGANGPIPFILETGEITVAVDKDSIHKSKISGTYNNDEYVKFNEDMTKTQKSLVDFQKKNTQKMQQAQQAQDTATINSLMKQYMTLQTEVQENSKKKYLAYAETHPKAFISALIIQSMINDPSTDIKKAEGLYNSLDESLKNSTPGKEIKTKLGQMKNPAVGASAAPVGSPK; encoded by the coding sequence ATGAAAAAAATACTTTTTTTACTAACTGCTTCTGCAGCGATTATTTCTTGCAGCAAAGTTAAAGACGGAGAATACCTAATTACAGGAACTGCAACCGGTATTGAAAACGGAAAAACCATCATCCTTCAAGGTCAGGATCCAACAACAAAAATGGCTGTATCTCTTGACACTGTAAAAGTTGAAAACGGAAAATTCGAAATTAAAGGAAAAGTAACTGAACCAGCTTTTCATACTTTAATTGTTCAGGGAGCTAATGGCCCGATTCCATTCATCTTAGAAACAGGAGAAATTACTGTTGCAGTTGACAAAGACAGTATCCACAAATCTAAAATTTCAGGTACTTACAACAATGACGAGTATGTAAAATTCAATGAGGATATGACAAAAACGCAAAAAAGTTTAGTTGATTTCCAAAAGAAAAACACTCAAAAAATGCAACAAGCTCAACAAGCTCAGGATACAGCAACTATCAATAGCTTGATGAAACAATACATGACACTTCAAACAGAGGTTCAGGAAAACTCTAAAAAGAAATATTTAGCTTACGCTGAAACTCACCCAAAAGCATTTATCTCTGCTTTAATCATTCAAAGTATGATTAACGATCCAAGCACTGATATCAAAAAAGCGGAAGGTTTATACAACTCTTTAGATGAGTCTTTAAAAAACTCTACTCCTGGAAAAGAAATCAAAACTAAACTGGGACAAATGAAAAATCCTGCAGTTGGTGCATCAGCAGCTCCTGTTGGAAGCCCTAAATGA